The Fusarium graminearum PH-1 chromosome 2, whole genome shotgun sequence genome includes a region encoding these proteins:
- a CDS encoding endoglucanase 3 precursor, whose product MKSLLALSLFAGLSVAQSSAWAQCGGEGFSGSTSCVSGYKCTVVNQWYSQCQPGTAEPPSTTLKTTTGGGSTPTGTPGDGKFLWAGVNEAGGEFGEKNLPGTWGKDFIFPDPAAVDTLISQGYNTFRVQLKMERANPSGLTGAYDQAYIKNLTSIVNHITGKGATVLLDPHNYGRFFDKIITSTSDFQTWWKNFATLFKSNSRIMFDTNNEYHTMDQTLVLNLNQAAINGIRAAGATQYIFVEGNQWSGAWSWPDVNDNMKALTDPENKLIYEMHQYLDSDSSGTSPDCVSTTIGVERLQAATKWLRANKKIGMIGEFAGGPNETCKTAVKNMLDFMKANTDVWKGFTWWSAGPWWGDYMYSFEPPSGSAYQYYNSLLKTYV is encoded by the exons ATGAAGTCCCTCCTCGCCCTCAGTCTCTTCGCAGGTCTCTCCGTCGCCCAAAGCTCAGCCTGGGCCCAATGCGGTGGTGAAGGCTTCTCTGGTTCCACATCCTGCGTCTCGGGCTACAAGTGCACCGTTGTCAACCAGTGGTACAGTCAGTGCCAGCCCGGTACTGCTGAGCCTCCCTCTACTACCCTCAAGACTACCACTGGCGGTGGCTCTACTCCCACTGGAACACCTGGCGATGGAAAGTTCCTCTGGGCTGGTGTCAACGAGGCTGGTGGTGAGTTCGGAGAGAAGAACCTTCCCGGTACTTGGGGCAAGGACTTTATCTTCCCCGACCCTGCTGCTGTCGAC ACCCTCATTTCTCAGGGCTACAACACCTTCCGTGTGCAGCTCAAGATGGAGCGTGCTAACCCCAGCGGCTTGACTGGCGCCTACGACCAGGCTtacatcaagaacctcacCTCCATTGTCAACCACATCACTGGCAAGGGAGCCactgttcttcttgacccCCACAACTATGGCCGcttctttgacaagatcatcaccTCCACCTCTGACTTCCAGACCTGGTGGAAGAACTTTGCTACTCTGTTCAAGAGCAACAGCCGCATCATGTTCGATACCAACAACGAGTACCACACCATGGACCAGACCCTTGTTCTTAACCTCAACCAAGCCGCCATCAACGGTATCCGCGCTGCCGGTGCCACTCAGTACATCTTTGTCGAAGGCAACCAGTGGTCCGGCGCCTGGTCGTGGCCcgacgtcaacgacaacatgAAGGCTCTGACTGACCCCGAGAACAAGCTCATCTACGAGATGCACCAGTACCTCGACTCTGACAGCTCCGGCACCTCACCTGACTGTGTTTCTACCACCATCGGTGTCGAGCGTCTCCAGGCTGCTACCAAGTGGCTCCgtgccaacaagaagatcggCATGATCGGAGAGTTTGCTGGTGGTCCCAACGAGACTTGCAAGActgctgtcaagaacatgCTTGACTTTATGAAGGCCAACACTGATGTCTGGAAGGGTTTCACATGGTGGTCTGCTGGTCCTTGGTGGGGTGACTACATGTACAGCTTCGAGCCTCCCAGTGGCTCTGCGTACCAGTACTACAACTCCCTTCTCAAGACTTATGTCTAA